A single genomic interval of Carassius auratus strain Wakin chromosome 30, ASM336829v1, whole genome shotgun sequence harbors:
- the LOC113049840 gene encoding protein prune homolog 2-like, which translates to MDQTHEHKMSFEGAEGRPAPPTSLPLQGQGGVASQRKKLSAPRISLSLDQSEDDLFETPDDLDINVDDLDTPDEADYTDHEIDWEEPQASQNDSFKETVEPIPTYSAQEERQDSKLWRTVVIGEQEHRINMKSIEPYQKVISHGGYYGNGANAIIVFAACFLPDSDREDYHEIMENLFLYVISTLELMVAEDYMIVYLNGATPHRRTPGFNWLKRCYQMIDRRLRKNLKSFIIVHPSWFIKAILAITKPFISSKFSSKIKYVNSLAELEQHIPMEYVHIPECIIRLDEELREAAESSRISSFLQGSENPQESIAQPNASSS; encoded by the exons ATGGACCAGACTCATGAACACAAGATGAGTTTTGAAGGGGCAGAAGGTAGACCAG CTCCGCCCACCTCCCTGCCTCTGCAGGGACAAGGGGGCGTGGCCTCTCAGAGAAAGAAGCTGTCGGCTCCTCGTATAAGTCTATCTTTGGACCAAAGTGAGGATGACCTGTTTGAAACACCAGATGACCTCGACATCAATGTGGATGATCTGGACACACCTGATGAAGCAGATTATACTGACCATGAAATAGACTGGGAAG agcctCAAGCATCTCAGAATGATTCTTTTAAAGAAACAGTTGAGCCCATTCCCACATACAGTGCTCAGGAGGAGCGGCAGGATTCCAAACTCTGGAGAACCGTCGTCATTGGAGAGCAAGAGCATCGCATCAACATGAAGAGCATTGAACCTTACCAAAAAGTCATATCCCATGGAG GGTACTATGGCAATGGCGCAAATGCCATCATTGTATTTGCTGCATGCTTCCTCCCTGACAGTGACAGAGAGGACTATCACGAGATCATGGAGAACCTCTTCTT ATATGTTATCAGTACACTAGAGCTCATGGTAGCAGAGGATTACATGATTGTGTACTTGAATGGAGCCACTCCACACCGGAGGACGCCTGGCTTCAACTGGCTCAAGAGATGCTACCAGATGATTGATAGGAG GCTCAGAAAGAACTTAAAATCTTTCATCATTGTTCACCCATCATGGTTCATTAAGGCAATTTTAGCCATCACAAAACCGTTTATCAG CTCAAAGTTCAGCAGTAAGATCAAGTATGTGAACAGCTTAGCAGAACTGGAGCAGCACATCCCAATGGAGTACGTCCACATACCTGAGTGCATCATCAG ACTGGATGAGGAGTTACGGGAAGCAGCAGAGAGCTCTAG AATCAGCAGCTTTCTCCAAGGAAGTGAGAATCCACAAGAATCGAT AGCTCAACCCAATGCGAGCAGTTCATAA